TAAAAGCCACAGGTGTCAGCATTGACCACTGTGTAACCCCTTGGCAAATGCCCTAATTCTCTGAAGCCATAGCTGGAAAATCCATAGTAGAGCTGGTAAGACAGTACATACCATAGTAGGTGACTTGAGTGAACAATGGCAAAAGCAGTAGATGGCCTATTTGCCGGTTTACAAAAAGCTATACAAAGATTTTTAATTAGGTTTCAAATAGCTAAACAGTGGTACCTTACAGAATATTTATCTTTACGGTCCTGCTACTGCCTTAATTGAGAAACATTTCTCTTTTAAGGCTTTTTTTGTTCTATTTTTGGTTGTAAAAGAAAGATATTTTTTACTTTATAAAGTGAGAAGTTACAAATCAAAAAAAGAAGGAGAACTCCTCATGGAAGAACTCAAGATCATAATAGAACTCTTGAAAAAGATCAGGGCTAAAAATAATGTAGTATTCAACTCTTGTCAGGATGAAAAATTAATGCAGGATATCGAATACGGGAATTTATATCAGGAGTACTGGACATCTGATTTCAGACTCAAAAATGTCATTGGGCTGCTTGAGGCGGTAGAGAAGGAATTAATCGATGATAAGAGGGTACATAAAAAATAATTTTTTATAACAGTTGTAAAAAGCTCATTAACTTTTCCATATATATTGAATGGATTAATCCTAAGCAAAGTAAAGCAGATTCTTTGATGAGAGGCCAAAAAATGATAAGTTCAGAAAATAATGCAACAGACATTCCTGAAAATCAGGGCAATATGGATAGTAATCAAAAACCAATTGAGTATGCTTCAAGCCGAGAATACCTATTGGATGAGCTAAGTCGTCTGGATCTAGTATTAAGACGATTTATCCGGGATGATAAAGAAGAGGGCTGTACAACATTATATGCGGGTGTGGTTCTGTCAAAAGAGGAAATATACGATCTTCTGGACGATAAAAATACATTTGCTCAGGAAACCTCGATAGAGGAAAGACTTAGCGAATTAGACGAACAGATTGCAAAAAGGTTAGAAGCAAGCAAAGCATGCAGAAGGCACATTTCACTACCGTATTTGTCAAGACTACTCGGCTTGAGTCTGTTTGAACAAAGATGTCTTATCGCCTGCATGGCCCCTGAGATAGATCCCAAATATGAAAAGGTATACGGTTATTTTGAGAATGACACCTCAATAAAAAATCCAAGCATAAACCTAATGATGAATATATTTCTATCTACAGAGGATGAAAGAATTGAAGCTAGGAAATTATTCAGTCTGCAAGCACCTTTGGTCAGACTTTTGCTGGAAAGTAGGAACGATCTTTCAGATAACTGTATTCCGCTGATATCACGTCACCTAAAATTGGATGATTGGGTAGTCAACTATTTACTGGATATTAATATACTTGATTCAAGGTTGATACACGTCGCTGAAATGATTCAAACAGGGCAAAGACAAAATATCAGCGCTAATACTGAAAATGTGAGAATACTGCGTTTTATCGACTATTACAGGAATGGAAGAACAAAAAGAAATCAAATACTTTACTTCTATGGGCCTGAGGGAGCTGGAAAAAAAGAGTACGTACTTTCAGTATGTGAGTATCTTGGGTTACCTCTTATTGTGACAGATTTAGAAAAGATATTAAGCAATGATTTACCCTTTGACGAAATTCTCAAGCTGCTGGGCAGGCAAATTAAAATAAGCGGCGGTATTCTCTGCCTTGAGAACTTTCAACTACTGGTTTCAGATGAAAGAAGTCAGCAGATAAGAATCAACAGAATCCTGCAAATGCTCCATGAGTTTTCTGAAACAACATTTATTCTCGGAAGAACTCAATGGCATTTAACAAATACCGACAGCAGGTTTGCCTTTATTGCAGTGGAATATCCTTATCCTTCTGCAACAGAAAGAAGGAAACATTGGCAGGAGCTTAGTAAAAAATATCAGTTGGACGAAAAGTTGAACTTGAATAACTTTTCAGAAGTTTTTCGATTTACGCCGGGCCAGATTGAAAATGTTCTTAAACTAGGTGAAAACTATTCGGTATGGAATGGTTACAGCGATGGCAGAATTGAGGTTAATGACCTTACCAATGCCTGTTATACCCAATCAAATAAAAAGCTTGGTGAGCTGGCAAAAAGGATAGAGGCACTATACACAATGGAAATGCTTGTTTTGCCGGAAGATCAAATGTTGCAAATGAAAGAAATATGCAGGCAGGTAAAATACCGTTCAATTGTTTACGAAAAATGGGGATTCGAAAAGCGCCTTGCACTGGGAAAAGGATTGAACATCTTGTTTTCAGGTCCCCCGGGTAGTGGGAAAACAATGGCAGCAGAGGTAATCGCAAATGAAATAGGCCTTGAAATATACAAGATTGACGTCTCAAGAGTTGTAAGCAAATATATCGGAGAAACGGAAAAAAATCTTGGAGAAATATTCCATGAGGCCGAGACATCAAATGTCATACTGTTTTTCGACGAAGCTGATGCTCTGTTTGGAAAGCGTTCCGAAGTCAAAGATTCACATGACCGATATGCAAATGTTGAAATAGGCTATCTGCTTCAAAGAATGGAAGAATACAAGGGAATAGTTATTCTTGCAACAAACCTGAATCAGAACATTGATGAAGCTTTCTTGCGAAGATTACACTTTAATATAGCGTTCCCATTTCCTGATAAGGAGCAGCGTAAGCTTATATGGTTGAGTATATTTCCTTCCGGGGCTCCGGTAGAAGACAACCTGGATTACGATTTTCTGGCAGAGAAATTTGTTATGGCAGGAGGAAATATCAAAAATATAGCATTAAATGCAGCTTTTTATGCTGCCCATGCAGGATGCCCCATAGGTATAAAGCAAATAATGCAGGCGGCAAAAAGAGAATACAAAAAAATGGGTAAAACGTTTTTGAAATCAGATTTTGACCCATATTATCAACTGATTGAGGTGGTGAAATAAATGGCTGTGGAAACCCGTACAGTAATCAGAGATGTAAGTGCAAGCCTGAAGGCTTTAATTAAGGCAAATGTTCCCGAACTGAATGATGACAGTTACATAACATTTGGTTCCCCAAGCGATGTAGATTCAGCAACTATGACACTTTCATTATGTTTGTATTACCTTACCGAAAGCCATAGCATGAGAAACAGTGAGAGAGAGCGTATACCGGGGACAAACCAGTTATTTGACCCTCCATCCTATCTTGACCTCTATTATCTTATGACTCCATATGCAAAGGATAGGGATACAGAGCTTTTGATTTTGGGAAAACTGTTTCAATTGTTTCATGAGCACGCAGTACTAAGTGGTGACGACCTTAAAGGAAATCTGGCCGTATGCGGAAATGAACATATAAGGATATCTTACAATAATTTATCACTGCAGGATATTAAACAACTATGGGAGGTATTCCCAGGGAAACCTGCAAAATTAAGCCTGTCTTACCTGGTTTCTGCGGTACGGATGCCGGCAGAAAAAATAATTACATTCCCATTAATTACAGAAGATCCAACATTAAAATATTACGATTTGAAAACTCATACCAATTTATCTCAAAAAAATACATGAAGTAACAGAGATTATGAAAATTAACGAATATGATTTCGCGTATTGAAAAATATTGCGAGGGCATATAGGCCCATTCAAAAGAAGGGCCATAAAAACAGTTATAACAAGGAGGACTTGAAATGCCAAATTATTTATCACCAGGAGTTTATGTAGAAGAAGTTTCCAGCGGAGTCAAGCCTATAGAAGGTGTAGGTACAGCGGTGGGTGCTTTTATCGGAATTGCTGAGAAGGGTGTCATTGGTAAAGCTGTTCTGGTTACCAATTGGAGCCAGTATGTCAGCGAATTTGGAGGATTTATTCCAAATGCATACCTTGCTTATGCCGTGTACAATTTCTTTGCGGAAGGAGGAACATCCTGCTATGTTGTAAGAGCTGCATCAGAAGATGCGAAGAAGTCTCTTTACATTGTAAAGGATAGTCAAGGAGAAAACTTATTCGAAATAAGTGCCCGTTCAGAAGGAAACTGGGGTAACAGAATTTCCTTTCAAATAAGCAGTTCAACAAACGGACAGATGAACGGTTTCAAACTCAATATCAAGTATACCGAGAAGAGTTCATTCAGCGATGAGTATGTTGGAGAGGATGTTGAAGGGGAACTTGTTGAGACCTTCGACAATCTGCTTATAGTTAACTTTGAAGAGAAAATAAACGATTTATCATCGTTTATAAGTGTCAGGCCGTTAGTAGATCTTAAAAAAGTTGATAACATGGACAAGGTTCCAATGTTCACTGAAGAGGATGAATTTATAGAATTGGCAAATGGCGTTGATGGAATATCATACGTAGAGTATATTGACAGCGAAGAAAAGAAATTGGGAATCAACGCATTTACACCAATAGACGAAATTAATATAATTGCTGCACCTGACGTTTCCAACATGGTATCAAACAGAAATATTATTCTCGAAATTCTTAACTATTGTAAGACCAGAAAAGATTGCTTCTACGTTATAGATCCTCCGCATGGCCTGACCCCACAACAAGTAAAGGACTTCAAAGAGGGTGCGGGAGAGTTTACAGGCAACTCATTTAATTCATCTTATGGTGCATTGTATTACCCATGGGTGTTTATCAATGACCCCCTGACAGGAAAGAAAAAACTTATCCCACCTTCAGGTTCAGTTGTAGGTACATATGCATATGTTGATTCAGCAAGAGGAGTACACAAAGCTCCTGCCGGAACTACTGACGGATATCTTGATACTGTAGTAGGAGTTGAAAAGATAGTAACAAAAGGAGAACAGGAGCTTCTCAATCCAATAGGTGTAAATGTAATCCGTTCTTTACCAGAGGGAATTTGTATCTGGGGTGCCAGAACTCTTTCATCTGATTCAGAATGGCGCTATATAAATATCAGACGTCTGATGATGTATATTGAAGAATCAGTTGACAAGGCAAGCCAATGGGTAGTTTTTGAACCCAATGAGCCAACTCTCTGGGGGAAGGTAAAGAGAAACATATCAGCTTTCCTGACAAGAGTTTGGAGAGATGGCGCTCTTTACGGTTCAACCCAGGAAGAAGCATTCTTTGTAAAGGTGGACGAGGAAAACAACCCTCCGGCATCAAGAGATGCAGGCCAATTGGTAATAGAAGTCGGTGTAGCTCCAGTTAAACCGGCAGAATTTGTAATAATCAAGGTCAGCCAAAAGACACTGTCTAAATAATATCCAGAGAGGAGATTTAACCAATGGCAACAGGAAAGAGAAATGATCCATACAGAAATTTTAGATTCAGAGTAGTAATTGACGGCATTCAGATAGCAGCGTTTTCTGATGCGACAATTCCTGATATAACTACAGAAGCTGTAGAATACCGAGAGGGAACAGATGCACCTCATTCACGTAAACTTTCAGGATTAACAAAATTTGGCAATGTAACTTTGAAAAGGGGACTTACCGATTCAATGGATTTATACAACTGGCGTAAAGCTGTTGTACAGAAAGGTGCACTCAACAACAGAAGAAGCCTGTCCATTATACTGGTGGATGAAGAAGGCAATGACAAAGCTCAATGGGATATCATTGAGGCATGGCCTATCAAATACGATGTAAGTGCACTAAGTGCAAAGGGAAATGAAGTAAGTATTGAAAATACCGAATTTGCTCATGAAGGCGTATCCAGAGTTAGATAATCTTAAAAAGCCGGATTTTTATTGAATTGATAACATACTTCAAAAATTGAATATTGGTATATGGTCAAAATTCAATAACTATCCCTTTATTGTGTATTTTGAGGAACAAAATGAGGGTGAAGGACGCTTCAACCCTGTTTTTAAGAGTTGAAGCCGTACCTTTACATCAGACAATGCAAAAAAGAGAGGAATGTAGAATGGATATTTTACAAACAGAGTTTAACTTTACACTGCCGAAAGGTTATGTTGACGATACAGGAACGGTACATAAGCAGGGAACCATGCGTTTGGCCACTGCTGCAGATGAAATAATGCCCCTTCGTGATGCACGAGTACAGCAAAACCCAGCTTATTTATCAGTAATCCTGCTTTCGAGGGTAGTAATAAATTTAGGTACACTTAAAATGATAACCCCCAGGGTTATAGAGGAGTTGTATACTTCTGACTTTTCCTATTTGCAGGAATTATACAACAGAATCAACCAGAATGGCTCTAATATCATAAGAACCAAATGTCCCAAATGTGATCACCCTTTTGAGGTTGAGGCTGAGATTCTGGGGGAATAACCGGCTACCCTCTCGACCGCCTCTACGAGGAGGTAGCCTTTTTGTCCTACTACCTGCACTGGGATTATAAAACTGTGCTGGGCTTGGAGCATTTTGAGAGAGAACGCTGGTGCAGGGAAGTAAGTGAAATAAACAAGAAGCTCAACGGAGATGAGGGCAAGAAAGATTTCTTTGAGGTTTAGGAGGATACCATGGCAAATATAGTAAATTTGGTAGAAAGAAGAAACTGGGTTCCCGGATACAGAAAAGATCCGTACCTTACATTTAACTTTATAGTAGAGATTGATGGTATTGCAGTTGCAGGATTTACTGATGTTTCAGGTTTGAGTATTGAAACTCAGGTGGAGCGTAAAACCTTCGGAGGAGAAAACCACAAAGAGTATACATTTCTAACTCAGACTAAATACAGCGATATAACCTTAAAACATGGAATCACAAATGACGACTATTTATGGAATTGGTATCGGAGAGTAATAAATGGCAGGATAACCAGAAAAAATGGTTCTATATGTCTGCTGGATCATTCAGGTAACCCTAAACTGTGGTGGGATTTCTTGGGGGCATGTCCCATTAAATGGGAGGGACCGGCGTTTAGTGCCACAAGCAGCTCTGTAGCTGCGGAAACACTGGTATTGACCCATAATGGAATAAACATGCACAAATAAAAACTTACAGGGTGAGGACGTAAATGTATATGATTAAAATAAATAAGTTCAACAAATTTAATACGTCCTTTGCACAAAATATACTAAGCAAATACGGTATCGGAAGGTGGAAAGGTCAATTTACCAGACTGATTTTCAGAAACAGCTCCGATATGGTTTTAGAATCCCGGGAAGGGAAAGAGTCCTTTAATTATACTAAAATAAAAAAGTACAACACTTTACTAAAAGTTTATAAATACATAAACAATACTTCATCAAAAAGTGAACTGCCTGGCAAAATATTGACTGTCAATTTAGATCCAACATTTAAAAAACACGAAAAAATTATAAACGTTACAACGCCAACGGAAATTAAGCTATATTCTAAAACGGAACCGGCAAAGTTCATCCAAAAAGTTACATTAAATACCAATAAACAGGAACAAAAGTACTTTTTTCATAGGCCTACAGAAAAAACAGTATTAGACTCATCAGACGGTATTACAGAGGTAAGAAACGACACTGCCAATTATAACAAATATGTGTACCAGAATATAAATACCCAAAACAAAGAAACCGTTATCTATAATAAAACAACCGATACAAAGGTGTTTGAGACTGAAAGGGTAATAAAAGAACCACGTGAGCATACATATCAAAATATTCTTGAGAAAGAAATAACATATAAGAAGGATTACGAGAAACAAACAGTAGTACGGGAAGTGGCTCAAAAGCCAGTAGTGTCTGCCAATAAATATGTCTGGCAGAATAGACTAAACACATTGTTTTACAATATTTTTCCTTTAACACAATCCAAAGCAGACAGGTTACATGGAACTTTTGAAAAAAGTATTAAAAACCAAACCGCCATAATAAACAAGCTTATCCCAAGCGAGAAGTCCCACCAGCCGGAAACAGGCGAATTAAATTCAGAGAAGTTTAATGTAAAGAATGGTATTCCCACACGGAATATAATTCACAGTACACAAAAACAACAAATTAATCGTAACATCCTTCATGAGTATGAAATAAAAGAAACAAACTTAGAAGAGTACGAGGAATTTGAGAAATTTGTTCATTTTTCACCTCAAAAGAATGATAAAATTACTGATTTGGTTTTTTACAGGCCTATGTTAAAGGAAAAGGAAAAAAAAGAACAGGGAATAAAAGATATTTTGCCAATGGATATTATGCATGCAGAAAAGAATGTTTACGCTAAAGCAACCTCCCCGTCAAAGCCGGATAAAAAGCTGCAAACCATAGGAAACGAGGAAGTAAAAATGCTGGCAGACAAAGTTTTTCAGATACTTGAGAAGAGGTTGACAATACAAAAAGATAGGAGGGGTCTTAGGTAATGGCAGAGAAAGCACAAATAATCCCGCTGGATTTACCCGGTGCCGAACCAATATCAGTAATGTTTAACCCAAACGAATATACTGTATCCTTTGAAGGAAAATACACCGGAGAAGATGATAAGAAGCAGTTTCAGATAGCAGAAACACCTGAGTTCAAAATATCATTGTTTTATGACACATATGAAAAGAGAAGAGACGTAAGGCGTGAAACAATGAAAATAACCAATTTACTTAACCCAAAAGTTGCCGGAAAAAAAACAAAAAAGCCACCATCATGTTTGTTTGTTTGGGGCGGTTACTCATATCGAGGGGTAATCAGCAAGATAGAACAAAAATATACAATGTTTCTGGAAAACGGAACTCCTGTAAGGTCATTGCTTGATATAACACTCATATCAGATAAACCTCAAAAGAAGGTGGAACTTGACCGAGGCAAAGAAGCCTGCAGGAAGCTGTGGATAGTAAAGAGCGGAGACAGACTGGATATAATCGCAAATGAAGCACTCAAGGATCCTCTAAAGTGGCGTACAATCGCTGCTGCGAACGGAATTATAAATCCTCTGGGTTTTCCTAGTAAAAATGACTTCGGAAGGACTCTGGTTATACCGGATTAAGGGTGAAACTATGGGTACTACAAATGTTGCAAACTACAAAATTAAGCTTAATGGATCTGACTTTTCTGCAGATTTATTCAATGCAATTGAAACTTTGACAGTCGAGGATGAAATAAACCTTCCTTCCATGTTCCGTATACAAATGAATATGGTGGACAGTGGTAATGGAAAATGGCGGGGTATTGATTTAAAAACCTTTAAACCCGGAGATAAGTTATCAATTTCAATGGGACTTGACAAGCCAGAATTAATGTTAAGCGGAGAGATAACATCGTTGGAACTGCTGGTTGCCGAGCACAGCTTGGTTGAAATAAGAGGCTATGACCTGCTTCACAGGCTGCGTATGGGAACCAGAAACAAGGTTTTTACCAAGAAAAAGGATAGCGATATAGCCAGTGAAATTGCCCGTGAACATGGGCTTACTCCTCAGGTGGACGATACAAAAACCATTTATCCCTATGTTTTTCAGAATAATATCAGCAATTATGATTTCTTACTGAAGAGGGCGGCATATCTGGATTATGAGCTTTATGCCCAGGACAAGAAATTATACTTTGTCAAGTCCCGGGCTCCTAAAGCCCCTGAACTTCCTGAATTTAATTACAAAAGGGATTATGAGGAACTGAATCTTGAACTAAGAGCATTAACAAAAGGAAGTGAAGTTACCGTAAGGGGCTGGAATGTAAAGGAAAAAAAGGAAATAGAAGCTTTGGCAAAAAAGGGAGACGAATCAACAAAAATGGGAGGAAAAGAATCTGGCTACGATATTACTGTAAAAAGTATTGAAAAAGCTCCGGTATCCTTCTGGGTTGAAAATCTCATTGATGTAAGTGAAGGTAAAGCGGCAGCTGCGGCAGCGTATAACAGCCTTCTTAGAGAATTTATAACCGGCGAGGGAAAATGCTACGGTAATCCTTTGGTCAGGGCCGGAAAATCCGTAAAACTTTTGGGGATAGATGAACGCTTTACAGGAGTCTACTATATTATTTCAACTATCCATAACATAGATAAACAGGGCTATATGACTAAATTTAAGGTA
This genomic stretch from Ruminiclostridium cellulolyticum H10 harbors:
- a CDS encoding AAA family ATPase produces the protein MISSENNATDIPENQGNMDSNQKPIEYASSREYLLDELSRLDLVLRRFIRDDKEEGCTTLYAGVVLSKEEIYDLLDDKNTFAQETSIEERLSELDEQIAKRLEASKACRRHISLPYLSRLLGLSLFEQRCLIACMAPEIDPKYEKVYGYFENDTSIKNPSINLMMNIFLSTEDERIEARKLFSLQAPLVRLLLESRNDLSDNCIPLISRHLKLDDWVVNYLLDINILDSRLIHVAEMIQTGQRQNISANTENVRILRFIDYYRNGRTKRNQILYFYGPEGAGKKEYVLSVCEYLGLPLIVTDLEKILSNDLPFDEILKLLGRQIKISGGILCLENFQLLVSDERSQQIRINRILQMLHEFSETTFILGRTQWHLTNTDSRFAFIAVEYPYPSATERRKHWQELSKKYQLDEKLNLNNFSEVFRFTPGQIENVLKLGENYSVWNGYSDGRIEVNDLTNACYTQSNKKLGELAKRIEALYTMEMLVLPEDQMLQMKEICRQVKYRSIVYEKWGFEKRLALGKGLNILFSGPPGSGKTMAAEVIANEIGLEIYKIDVSRVVSKYIGETEKNLGEIFHEAETSNVILFFDEADALFGKRSEVKDSHDRYANVEIGYLLQRMEEYKGIVILATNLNQNIDEAFLRRLHFNIAFPFPDKEQRKLIWLSIFPSGAPVEDNLDYDFLAEKFVMAGGNIKNIALNAAFYAAHAGCPIGIKQIMQAAKREYKKMGKTFLKSDFDPYYQLIEVVK
- a CDS encoding DUF4255 domain-containing protein; translated protein: MAVETRTVIRDVSASLKALIKANVPELNDDSYITFGSPSDVDSATMTLSLCLYYLTESHSMRNSERERIPGTNQLFDPPSYLDLYYLMTPYAKDRDTELLILGKLFQLFHEHAVLSGDDLKGNLAVCGNEHIRISYNNLSLQDIKQLWEVFPGKPAKLSLSYLVSAVRMPAEKIITFPLITEDPTLKYYDLKTHTNLSQKNT
- a CDS encoding phage tail sheath family protein, whose amino-acid sequence is MPNYLSPGVYVEEVSSGVKPIEGVGTAVGAFIGIAEKGVIGKAVLVTNWSQYVSEFGGFIPNAYLAYAVYNFFAEGGTSCYVVRAASEDAKKSLYIVKDSQGENLFEISARSEGNWGNRISFQISSSTNGQMNGFKLNIKYTEKSSFSDEYVGEDVEGELVETFDNLLIVNFEEKINDLSSFISVRPLVDLKKVDNMDKVPMFTEEDEFIELANGVDGISYVEYIDSEEKKLGINAFTPIDEINIIAAPDVSNMVSNRNIILEILNYCKTRKDCFYVIDPPHGLTPQQVKDFKEGAGEFTGNSFNSSYGALYYPWVFINDPLTGKKKLIPPSGSVVGTYAYVDSARGVHKAPAGTTDGYLDTVVGVEKIVTKGEQELLNPIGVNVIRSLPEGICIWGARTLSSDSEWRYINIRRLMMYIEESVDKASQWVVFEPNEPTLWGKVKRNISAFLTRVWRDGALYGSTQEEAFFVKVDEENNPPASRDAGQLVIEVGVAPVKPAEFVIIKVSQKTLSK
- a CDS encoding phage tail protein; the protein is MATGKRNDPYRNFRFRVVIDGIQIAAFSDATIPDITTEAVEYREGTDAPHSRKLSGLTKFGNVTLKRGLTDSMDLYNWRKAVVQKGALNNRRSLSIILVDEEGNDKAQWDIIEAWPIKYDVSALSAKGNEVSIENTEFAHEGVSRVR
- a CDS encoding phage tail assembly protein; its protein translation is MDILQTEFNFTLPKGYVDDTGTVHKQGTMRLATAADEIMPLRDARVQQNPAYLSVILLSRVVINLGTLKMITPRVIEELYTSDFSYLQELYNRINQNGSNIIRTKCPKCDHPFEVEAEILGE
- a CDS encoding DUF6760 family protein; amino-acid sequence: MTGYPLDRLYEEVAFLSYYLHWDYKTVLGLEHFERERWCREVSEINKKLNGDEGKKDFFEV
- a CDS encoding phage tail protein; the protein is MANIVNLVERRNWVPGYRKDPYLTFNFIVEIDGIAVAGFTDVSGLSIETQVERKTFGGENHKEYTFLTQTKYSDITLKHGITNDDYLWNWYRRVINGRITRKNGSICLLDHSGNPKLWWDFLGACPIKWEGPAFSATSSSVAAETLVLTHNGINMHK
- a CDS encoding phage late control D family protein; its protein translation is MGTTNVANYKIKLNGSDFSADLFNAIETLTVEDEINLPSMFRIQMNMVDSGNGKWRGIDLKTFKPGDKLSISMGLDKPELMLSGEITSLELLVAEHSLVEIRGYDLLHRLRMGTRNKVFTKKKDSDIASEIAREHGLTPQVDDTKTIYPYVFQNNISNYDFLLKRAAYLDYELYAQDKKLYFVKSRAPKAPELPEFNYKRDYEELNLELRALTKGSEVTVRGWNVKEKKEIEALAKKGDESTKMGGKESGYDITVKSIEKAPVSFWVENLIDVSEGKAAAAAAYNSLLREFITGEGKCYGNPLVRAGKSVKLLGIDERFTGVYYIISTIHNIDKQGYMTKFKVKRTGI